One window of the Tubulanus polymorphus chromosome 11, tnTubPoly1.2, whole genome shotgun sequence genome contains the following:
- the LOC141913057 gene encoding lactadherin-like isoform X2 encodes MFSSRRHVLPISLLLTALSIAKGCEKNGPLGMISGDIQDWQISASSAYPEAWDKGCNEKNARLYLSNGKAWCAKTKSSSEWLQVDLGVNTKVTGVLTQGRGDAKEWVTSFKVSYSMNAYHWTYVADLYGNQRVFEGNADSYSVKHSYLDTPIQARYIKFHTVSWHRHPSMRVEVLGCQKCKDFIGMPPYGKISASSNRIHKHGSSCTPEDGHILSNKAWCAKQQNDKQWLLFDVGPPTLITGLVVKGRGDTKKSSWVRRFMLSYSNDSRVWTFYKDEQHQPNKNYWYWNPSKSKDNNSSLFLAIPDQSTPNGMVFGGNNDKDTARHHYLNAPFIARFIRFHPVEWQDQIAMRAGLIGCPYNGECGEGFMKINPDTPCIENMAFKKRSWIQTQPSLSKRHLRKGDWLNGQAARAVDGKLDNNLHSCAILDNSKISKPVWMVDLGTKTKVSGVIIYTWQGNSAEQLQTRRYTHRLQQQQQPDTRGIKDPEYRYRDYTYNLDRLTVYVDTKKKRPNIHIPENKCGFVTRLNHALFRPRLHLECVRPLKGRYVFIEAVGVAKKWNTIFSAVLCEVMVYS; translated from the exons atgttttCCAGTCGACGCCATGTTTTACCAATCTCACTTCTTCTGACCGCGCTGTCAATCGCAAAAG GATGTGAGAAAAATGGTCCTTTGGGAATGATATCCGGCGATATCCAGGACTGGCAGATATCCGCCTCGTCCGCGTATCCCGAAGCCTGGGATAAAGGCTGTAATGAGAAGAACGCTAGGCTTTATTTGTCTAACGGTAAAGCGTGGTGCGCTAAAACGAAATCCTCGTCGGAGTGGCTACAAGTTGATTTGGGCGTCAACACCAAG GTTACGGGCGTACTGACTCAAGGTCGCGGCGACGCGAAAGAATGGGTGACGTCATTCAAGGTTTCATACAGCATGAACGCATATCATTGGACGTACGTAGCCGATCTCTATGGAAACCAACGG gtATTTGAAGGGAATGCGGATTCATACTCTGTAAAGCATTCCTATTTGGATACACCAATACAAGCAAGATATATCAAATTCCACACTGTCAGCTGGCATAGACATCCTAGTATGAGAGTAGAGGTTCTAGGCTGCCAAA AATGTAAGGATTTTATCGGAATGCCTCCGTATGGTAAAATATCAGCCTCCAGTAACAGAATCCATAAACATGGCAGTTCGTGTACACCCGAAGATGGTCATATACTCAGTAATAAAGCCTGGTGCGCCAAACAACAAAACG ATAAACAGTGGTTACTGTTCGACGTGGGTCCACCAACACTAATAACCGGACTCGTCGTGAAAGGACGAGGCGACACTAAAAAGAGTAGCTGGGTTCGACGGTTCATGCTGTCCTACAGCAACGACAGTCGCGTTTGGACGTTCTATAAAGATGAACAGCACCAACCGAACAAG AATTATTGGTACTGGAATCCTTCAAAGTCAAAGGACAATAATAGTTCCTTATTTTTAGCAATCCCGGATCAGTCAACCCCGAACGGCATG GTTTTCGGAGGTAATAACGATAAGGACACGGCTCGTCATCACTACCTAAACGCGCCGTTTATAGCGAGATTTATCCGCTTTCACCCGGTGGAATGGCAGGATCAGATCGCAATGAGAGCAGGACTCATCGGATGTCCGTACAACG GCGAATGCGGAGAAGGctttatgaaaataaacccCGACACTCCCTGCA TTGAGAATATGGCGTTCAAAAAGAGATCGTGGATTCAAACTCAACCGTCATTGAGTAAACGTCATTTGAGGAAAGGTGATTGGTTGAACGGTCAGGCGGCCAGGGCTGTAGACGGTAAACTggataataatttacacagtTGCGCAATACTCGATAACTCAAAG ATATCGAAGCCGGTCTGGATGGTCGATCTGGGAACGAAAACTAAAGTGTCCGGTGTCATCATCTACACGTGGCAGGGAAACAGCGCCGAGCAACTTCAAACGCGCAGATACACTCACAgactacaacaacaacaacaacctgATACACGCGGTATCAAAG ATCCTGAATACAGATACAGAGACTACACGTATAATCTGGACCGTTTAACCGTTTACGTCGACACGAAAAAGAAACGACCGAATATTCACATCCCCGAAAACAAGTGCGGATTCGTGACGCGTTTGAATCACGCTCTGTTCAGACCGCGGTTACATCTCGAATGCGTCAGGCCGCTGAAAGGTCGCTACGTGTTCATCGAAGCGGTCGGCGTCGCCAAAAAGTGGAATACAATATTCAGCGCCGTGTTGTGCGAAGTGATGGTCTATTCGTAG
- the LOC141912969 gene encoding uncharacterized protein LOC141912969, with protein MAYSNGVFRTSLTTPGRTIIHLPSPDGDHVEQITSSQASLSNIQTFFVTVQPTGGATEQGEIDNGPSDGIQPRLQESTIVHVSSPAAVITGDPLSHALNAGFDSDSDEEEYARTETATTAPPADERRPRTQRPRGDTVPTPRPNNDNVNLGVFPDFTHPYFKTLFLGLFVSAFCCLPLGVTAVVYSLKVRDRIYYGDRWGARRYSMIAYIIGWFGVLFGGCAFIGLLYYYAVNKTVLV; from the exons ATGGCTTACAGTAATGGAG TTTTCAGGACGAGTTTGACGACGCCGGGTAGGACTATAATCCATCTGCCCAGTCCAGACGGAGACCACGTAGAACAGATAACTTCCTCTCAAGCATCGCTATCGAATATACAAACATTCTTCGTGACTGTTCAACCTACAGGGGGCGCCACCGAACAGGGAGAGATAGACAATGGCCCGTCAGACGGAATACAGCCCCGATTACAAGAGTCGACAATAGTGCACGTATCATCACCTGCAGCAGTGATCACTGGTGACCCTCTATCGCACGCGCTCAATGCTGGCTTCGATTCGGATTCCGATGAAGAAGAATATGCCCGAACGGAAACGGCTACCACAGCGCCCCCTGCTGACGAACGTAGACCTAGAACCCAGAGACCACGTGGTGATACAGTTCCCACCCCCAGACCAAATAACGACAACGTCAAC CTCGGGGTTTTCCCGGATTTCACGCATCCATACTTCAAAACTCTGTTCCTGGGATTGTTCGTCAGTGCGTTCTGTTGCTTGCCGCTTGGTGTCACCGCTGTCGTCTACAGCCTCAAA GTGAGAGATAGGATATACTACGGTGACCGCTGGGGGGCGCGTCGGTATTCTATGATTGCTTACATCATTGGTTGGTTTGGAGTTCTGTTCGGCGGATGTGCCTTCATAGGATTACTGTATTATTACGCGGTTAATAAGACGGTCCTAGTGTGA
- the LOC141913057 gene encoding lactadherin-like isoform X3, with product MQLQLSLKTMFSSRRHVLPISLLLTALSIAKGCEKNGPLGMISGDIQDWQISASSAYPEAWDKGCNEKNARLYLSNGKAWCAKTKSSSEWLQVDLGVNTKVTGVLTQGRGDAKEWVTSFKVSYSMNAYHWTYVADLYGNQRVFEGNADSYSVKHSYLDTPIQARYIKFHTVSWHRHPSMRVEVLGCQKCKDFIGMPPYGKISASSNRIHKHGSSCTPEDGHILSNKAWCAKQQNDKQWLLFDVGPPTLITGLVVKGRGDTKKSSWVRRFMLSYSNDSRVWTFYKDEQHQPNKVFGGNNDKDTARHHYLNAPFIARFIRFHPVEWQDQIAMRAGLIGCPYNGECGEGFMKINPDTPCIENMAFKKRSWIQTQPSLSKRHLRKGDWLNGQAARAVDGKLDNNLHSCAILDNSKISKPVWMVDLGTKTKVSGVIIYTWQGNSAEQLQTRRYTHRLQQQQQPDTRGIKDPEYRYRDYTYNLDRLTVYVDTKKKRPNIHIPENKCGFVTRLNHALFRPRLHLECVRPLKGRYVFIEAVGVAKKWNTIFSAVLCEVMVYS from the exons atgttttCCAGTCGACGCCATGTTTTACCAATCTCACTTCTTCTGACCGCGCTGTCAATCGCAAAAG GATGTGAGAAAAATGGTCCTTTGGGAATGATATCCGGCGATATCCAGGACTGGCAGATATCCGCCTCGTCCGCGTATCCCGAAGCCTGGGATAAAGGCTGTAATGAGAAGAACGCTAGGCTTTATTTGTCTAACGGTAAAGCGTGGTGCGCTAAAACGAAATCCTCGTCGGAGTGGCTACAAGTTGATTTGGGCGTCAACACCAAG GTTACGGGCGTACTGACTCAAGGTCGCGGCGACGCGAAAGAATGGGTGACGTCATTCAAGGTTTCATACAGCATGAACGCATATCATTGGACGTACGTAGCCGATCTCTATGGAAACCAACGG gtATTTGAAGGGAATGCGGATTCATACTCTGTAAAGCATTCCTATTTGGATACACCAATACAAGCAAGATATATCAAATTCCACACTGTCAGCTGGCATAGACATCCTAGTATGAGAGTAGAGGTTCTAGGCTGCCAAA AATGTAAGGATTTTATCGGAATGCCTCCGTATGGTAAAATATCAGCCTCCAGTAACAGAATCCATAAACATGGCAGTTCGTGTACACCCGAAGATGGTCATATACTCAGTAATAAAGCCTGGTGCGCCAAACAACAAAACG ATAAACAGTGGTTACTGTTCGACGTGGGTCCACCAACACTAATAACCGGACTCGTCGTGAAAGGACGAGGCGACACTAAAAAGAGTAGCTGGGTTCGACGGTTCATGCTGTCCTACAGCAACGACAGTCGCGTTTGGACGTTCTATAAAGATGAACAGCACCAACCGAACAAG GTTTTCGGAGGTAATAACGATAAGGACACGGCTCGTCATCACTACCTAAACGCGCCGTTTATAGCGAGATTTATCCGCTTTCACCCGGTGGAATGGCAGGATCAGATCGCAATGAGAGCAGGACTCATCGGATGTCCGTACAACG GCGAATGCGGAGAAGGctttatgaaaataaacccCGACACTCCCTGCA TTGAGAATATGGCGTTCAAAAAGAGATCGTGGATTCAAACTCAACCGTCATTGAGTAAACGTCATTTGAGGAAAGGTGATTGGTTGAACGGTCAGGCGGCCAGGGCTGTAGACGGTAAACTggataataatttacacagtTGCGCAATACTCGATAACTCAAAG ATATCGAAGCCGGTCTGGATGGTCGATCTGGGAACGAAAACTAAAGTGTCCGGTGTCATCATCTACACGTGGCAGGGAAACAGCGCCGAGCAACTTCAAACGCGCAGATACACTCACAgactacaacaacaacaacaacctgATACACGCGGTATCAAAG ATCCTGAATACAGATACAGAGACTACACGTATAATCTGGACCGTTTAACCGTTTACGTCGACACGAAAAAGAAACGACCGAATATTCACATCCCCGAAAACAAGTGCGGATTCGTGACGCGTTTGAATCACGCTCTGTTCAGACCGCGGTTACATCTCGAATGCGTCAGGCCGCTGAAAGGTCGCTACGTGTTCATCGAAGCGGTCGGCGTCGCCAAAAAGTGGAATACAATATTCAGCGCCGTGTTGTGCGAAGTGATGGTCTATTCGTAG
- the LOC141913057 gene encoding lactadherin-like isoform X1, which yields MQLQLSLKTMFSSRRHVLPISLLLTALSIAKGCEKNGPLGMISGDIQDWQISASSAYPEAWDKGCNEKNARLYLSNGKAWCAKTKSSSEWLQVDLGVNTKVTGVLTQGRGDAKEWVTSFKVSYSMNAYHWTYVADLYGNQRVFEGNADSYSVKHSYLDTPIQARYIKFHTVSWHRHPSMRVEVLGCQKCKDFIGMPPYGKISASSNRIHKHGSSCTPEDGHILSNKAWCAKQQNDKQWLLFDVGPPTLITGLVVKGRGDTKKSSWVRRFMLSYSNDSRVWTFYKDEQHQPNKNYWYWNPSKSKDNNSSLFLAIPDQSTPNGMVFGGNNDKDTARHHYLNAPFIARFIRFHPVEWQDQIAMRAGLIGCPYNGECGEGFMKINPDTPCIENMAFKKRSWIQTQPSLSKRHLRKGDWLNGQAARAVDGKLDNNLHSCAILDNSKISKPVWMVDLGTKTKVSGVIIYTWQGNSAEQLQTRRYTHRLQQQQQPDTRGIKDPEYRYRDYTYNLDRLTVYVDTKKKRPNIHIPENKCGFVTRLNHALFRPRLHLECVRPLKGRYVFIEAVGVAKKWNTIFSAVLCEVMVYS from the exons atgttttCCAGTCGACGCCATGTTTTACCAATCTCACTTCTTCTGACCGCGCTGTCAATCGCAAAAG GATGTGAGAAAAATGGTCCTTTGGGAATGATATCCGGCGATATCCAGGACTGGCAGATATCCGCCTCGTCCGCGTATCCCGAAGCCTGGGATAAAGGCTGTAATGAGAAGAACGCTAGGCTTTATTTGTCTAACGGTAAAGCGTGGTGCGCTAAAACGAAATCCTCGTCGGAGTGGCTACAAGTTGATTTGGGCGTCAACACCAAG GTTACGGGCGTACTGACTCAAGGTCGCGGCGACGCGAAAGAATGGGTGACGTCATTCAAGGTTTCATACAGCATGAACGCATATCATTGGACGTACGTAGCCGATCTCTATGGAAACCAACGG gtATTTGAAGGGAATGCGGATTCATACTCTGTAAAGCATTCCTATTTGGATACACCAATACAAGCAAGATATATCAAATTCCACACTGTCAGCTGGCATAGACATCCTAGTATGAGAGTAGAGGTTCTAGGCTGCCAAA AATGTAAGGATTTTATCGGAATGCCTCCGTATGGTAAAATATCAGCCTCCAGTAACAGAATCCATAAACATGGCAGTTCGTGTACACCCGAAGATGGTCATATACTCAGTAATAAAGCCTGGTGCGCCAAACAACAAAACG ATAAACAGTGGTTACTGTTCGACGTGGGTCCACCAACACTAATAACCGGACTCGTCGTGAAAGGACGAGGCGACACTAAAAAGAGTAGCTGGGTTCGACGGTTCATGCTGTCCTACAGCAACGACAGTCGCGTTTGGACGTTCTATAAAGATGAACAGCACCAACCGAACAAG AATTATTGGTACTGGAATCCTTCAAAGTCAAAGGACAATAATAGTTCCTTATTTTTAGCAATCCCGGATCAGTCAACCCCGAACGGCATG GTTTTCGGAGGTAATAACGATAAGGACACGGCTCGTCATCACTACCTAAACGCGCCGTTTATAGCGAGATTTATCCGCTTTCACCCGGTGGAATGGCAGGATCAGATCGCAATGAGAGCAGGACTCATCGGATGTCCGTACAACG GCGAATGCGGAGAAGGctttatgaaaataaacccCGACACTCCCTGCA TTGAGAATATGGCGTTCAAAAAGAGATCGTGGATTCAAACTCAACCGTCATTGAGTAAACGTCATTTGAGGAAAGGTGATTGGTTGAACGGTCAGGCGGCCAGGGCTGTAGACGGTAAACTggataataatttacacagtTGCGCAATACTCGATAACTCAAAG ATATCGAAGCCGGTCTGGATGGTCGATCTGGGAACGAAAACTAAAGTGTCCGGTGTCATCATCTACACGTGGCAGGGAAACAGCGCCGAGCAACTTCAAACGCGCAGATACACTCACAgactacaacaacaacaacaacctgATACACGCGGTATCAAAG ATCCTGAATACAGATACAGAGACTACACGTATAATCTGGACCGTTTAACCGTTTACGTCGACACGAAAAAGAAACGACCGAATATTCACATCCCCGAAAACAAGTGCGGATTCGTGACGCGTTTGAATCACGCTCTGTTCAGACCGCGGTTACATCTCGAATGCGTCAGGCCGCTGAAAGGTCGCTACGTGTTCATCGAAGCGGTCGGCGTCGCCAAAAAGTGGAATACAATATTCAGCGCCGTGTTGTGCGAAGTGATGGTCTATTCGTAG